The following coding sequences lie in one Arachis stenosperma cultivar V10309 chromosome 5, arast.V10309.gnm1.PFL2, whole genome shotgun sequence genomic window:
- the LOC130983277 gene encoding uncharacterized protein LOC130983277 isoform X2: protein MVMAAIRSINTVAEAMPQLTKFSLQAPKLVEVEFADGRVFKLLAEFLRIISPAVDGKIRSIGGNIRETARRNHVCRTGSELWDKSGLCSRQRPLVRRENNCRGARATDGGDNTCDYFVINGIKHLLLTLFSFFLFTIEFLSTLKLAYDAGFNLGEENEKKKEFFRRRNE, encoded by the exons ATGGTCATGGCTGCGATTCGGAGTATCAACACAGTGGCAGAGGCTATGCCCCAACTCACCAAATTCTCTCTTCAAGCCCCAAAATTG GTGGAGGTGGAATTTGCCGATGGTCGTGTATTCAAGTTGTTGGCTGAGTTTCTAAGAATAATCAGTCCTGCAGTTGATGGAAAAATTAGATCAATTGGAG GTAATATCAGGGAGACGGCACGTAGGAATCATGTATGCAGAACCGGTAGTGAACTATGGGATAAG TCGGGTTTATGCAGTCGTCAGAGGCCACTTGTGAGAAGGGAGAACAATTGCAGGGGAGCAAGAGCCACTGATGGAGGAGACAACACTTGTGATTAT TTTGTAATTAACGGCATAAAACACCTCCTGTTGACCTTATTCTCATTCTTTCTCTTCACAATTGAATTTCTATCGACACTGAAACTCGCATATGATGCAG GGTTTAATTTGGGTGAAGAAaatgagaagaagaaagagttcTTTCGAAGAAGGAATGAATAG
- the LOC130983277 gene encoding uncharacterized protein LOC130983277 isoform X1, whose translation MVMAAIRSINTVAEAMPQLTKFSLQAPKLVEVEFADGRVFKLLAEFLRIISPAVDGKIRSIGGNIRETARRNHVCRTGSELWDKSGLCSRQRPLVRRENNCRGARATDGGDNTCDYGLIWVKKMRRRKSSFEEGMNREKVCMTLLTSSATLTLDSYHGSKLMPSLTSLIFG comes from the exons ATGGTCATGGCTGCGATTCGGAGTATCAACACAGTGGCAGAGGCTATGCCCCAACTCACCAAATTCTCTCTTCAAGCCCCAAAATTG GTGGAGGTGGAATTTGCCGATGGTCGTGTATTCAAGTTGTTGGCTGAGTTTCTAAGAATAATCAGTCCTGCAGTTGATGGAAAAATTAGATCAATTGGAG GTAATATCAGGGAGACGGCACGTAGGAATCATGTATGCAGAACCGGTAGTGAACTATGGGATAAG TCGGGTTTATGCAGTCGTCAGAGGCCACTTGTGAGAAGGGAGAACAATTGCAGGGGAGCAAGAGCCACTGATGGAGGAGACAACACTTGTGATTAT GGTTTAATTTGGGTGAAGAAaatgagaagaagaaagagttcTTTCGAAGAAGGAATGAATAGGGAGAAGGTTTGTATGACATTATTAACATCATCTGCCACGTTGACACTTGACAGTTACCATGGATCAAAACTAATGCCCTCTCTCACTAGTTTAATATTTGGTTAG
- the LOC130983277 gene encoding uncharacterized protein LOC130983277 isoform X5 codes for MVMAAIRSINTVAEAMPQLTKFSLQAPKLVEVEFADGRVFKLLAEFLRIISPAVDGKIRSIGGNIRETARRNHVCRTGSELWDKSGLCSRQRPLVRRENNCRGARATDGGDNTCDYVSSSFSTLTFSLQNYLWSLFNLLSFCLHKLELRV; via the exons ATGGTCATGGCTGCGATTCGGAGTATCAACACAGTGGCAGAGGCTATGCCCCAACTCACCAAATTCTCTCTTCAAGCCCCAAAATTG GTGGAGGTGGAATTTGCCGATGGTCGTGTATTCAAGTTGTTGGCTGAGTTTCTAAGAATAATCAGTCCTGCAGTTGATGGAAAAATTAGATCAATTGGAG GTAATATCAGGGAGACGGCACGTAGGAATCATGTATGCAGAACCGGTAGTGAACTATGGGATAAG TCGGGTTTATGCAGTCGTCAGAGGCCACTTGTGAGAAGGGAGAACAATTGCAGGGGAGCAAGAGCCACTGATGGAGGAGACAACACTTGTGATTAT GTGAGTTCGTCATTTAGCACCTTGACATTTTCTCTTCAAAATTATCTATGGTCTCTCTTTAATCTTCTATCTTTCTGTCTTCACAAATTGGAGCTTAGGGTTTAA
- the LOC130983277 gene encoding uncharacterized protein LOC130983277 isoform X4 — MEKLDQLEVISGRRHVGIMYAEPVVNYGIRLRGRVVTCKEKRELPNNSDFHSNQSNGVVVLNRHSSFCKSGLCSRQRPLVRRENNCRGARATDGGDNTCDYFVINGIKHLLLTLFSFFLFTIEFLSTLKLAYDAGFNLGEENEKKKEFFRRRNE, encoded by the exons ATGGAAAAATTAGATCAATTGGAG GTAATATCAGGGAGACGGCACGTAGGAATCATGTATGCAGAACCGGTAGTGAACTATGGGATAAG ACTTAGGGGAAGAGTGGTTACATgcaaagagaagagagagcttcccAACAATAGCGATTTCCATTCCAATCAATCTAACGGAGTTGTCGTTTTGAACCGTCATTCGTCATTTTGCAAGTCGGGTTTATGCAGTCGTCAGAGGCCACTTGTGAGAAGGGAGAACAATTGCAGGGGAGCAAGAGCCACTGATGGAGGAGACAACACTTGTGATTAT TTTGTAATTAACGGCATAAAACACCTCCTGTTGACCTTATTCTCATTCTTTCTCTTCACAATTGAATTTCTATCGACACTGAAACTCGCATATGATGCAG GGTTTAATTTGGGTGAAGAAaatgagaagaagaaagagttcTTTCGAAGAAGGAATGAATAG
- the LOC130983277 gene encoding uncharacterized protein LOC130983277 isoform X3, protein MEKLDQLEVISGRRHVGIMYAEPVVNYGIRLRGRVVTCKEKRELPNNSDFHSNQSNGVVVLNRHSSFCKSGLCSRQRPLVRRENNCRGARATDGGDNTCDYGLIWVKKMRRRKSSFEEGMNREKVCMTLLTSSATLTLDSYHGSKLMPSLTSLIFG, encoded by the exons ATGGAAAAATTAGATCAATTGGAG GTAATATCAGGGAGACGGCACGTAGGAATCATGTATGCAGAACCGGTAGTGAACTATGGGATAAG ACTTAGGGGAAGAGTGGTTACATgcaaagagaagagagagcttcccAACAATAGCGATTTCCATTCCAATCAATCTAACGGAGTTGTCGTTTTGAACCGTCATTCGTCATTTTGCAAGTCGGGTTTATGCAGTCGTCAGAGGCCACTTGTGAGAAGGGAGAACAATTGCAGGGGAGCAAGAGCCACTGATGGAGGAGACAACACTTGTGATTAT GGTTTAATTTGGGTGAAGAAaatgagaagaagaaagagttcTTTCGAAGAAGGAATGAATAGGGAGAAGGTTTGTATGACATTATTAACATCATCTGCCACGTTGACACTTGACAGTTACCATGGATCAAAACTAATGCCCTCTCTCACTAGTTTAATATTTGGTTAG
- the LOC130982816 gene encoding DNA-directed RNA polymerases II, IV and V subunit 12, with protein MDPQAEPVSYICGDCGMENTLKPGDVIQCRECGYRILYKKRTRRIVQYEAR; from the exons ATGGATCCTCAAGCTGAGCCAGTTAGCTACATCTGCGGAG ATTGTGGTATGGAGAATACGCTGAAACCAGGTGATGTTATACAGTGCAGAGAATGCGGTTACCGTATCCTTTACAAGAAGCGCACTCGTCGCA TTGTCCAGTATGAGGCACGTTGA